CTGGTGATATATATTCAAATAGAAGCAAGTATACAATAACGATAGATATGTTCCCTGTGTAGCACAGGGCAGTATTCTGAGTACAGTCACAGTATGATTCTGGTGCGAGCTGCAATATATAGTCACAAAAAACGAGATATACTTTCGATCTCGAACAGTCCGGATATTTCTATTCCAGTCTCCCGTTCCACAAACCGTCTGTTAGGATAGATAAATAAATCAGCCTTGCTCTATATGAGTTATGCGGGAGTCCTGGGTATTTAGCCCTAAGTTTTGGCAGGTGGAAACGTAGCAGAAAATACAACAGATAATGCGGTAAGGTAAAGAATGTGCAGTGGACCAGTACTTGGTGGCGTCCCACCCAAGCTGAGCGCACTGGCCGCCGTTACCTTTCTGAATGACCGCATTGTTTATCTGCTCCTGCGGGCTGAGGGGAGCCGTATGTTCAGCATCTGATTATGATTCATCGTGCTGTGTTCCAGTATTCTCACTGGTCTGTATTGGCACGGAGTGGGGGCAATTCCTGCATCCACTGCTGTCTAGATGATGCCCTCTGtgttcggcgtcccacgtgtctagCACTACTGCTGACCTGCTGTATGGACTCCCGGTGTTCAGGTCGGTAGGAGTGATCTAGGACTTGGAATTAgtggaagcgcttccaaaattAGAATATATCTATAACAGTCATGTGGATATTATATTATGCTTTCACCAAACGCATAAAAAATGCATGTATAAATATGTAAAAATGGATATAGTCAGATGATGTATAagcaataatacaaaaaaaggggaaaaaactaAGAGGACATTAAAGAAGATATAatggggcgggggcggagttcaaTAACATTAGAACAGGCTATATGAAACTCTCACTCTCAAAGCATTTCAAAGTTCACCGCAATCAAGACCTGAAGGGCTTAATTTTGTATGGCAATCTTCAGGTGGCAACTCTGTATGTGGGATGAAAAGTGCCAGTAGTCACTTTTCATTGCAACTATGCTTGTGTATATTTCttgttattccctgtttcagctgcacagctagatgcatttttcTCAGAAGCAGAGGTTGTCTCCCTTCTGTGCAATCTGCCAGAACTgtatttcccttacttcccactatgtatgTTTTCATCTCCAAAGCTCACAGAAAAATAAGAATGGGGAAATCtcacttacagacacacaggatGCTCCTATAATCTGCAAAGActgtgtagaagcagttgttttGTCAGGCTTAGGAGCTCAGCTAGCTCTGATACAGGGCCGGCGTCAACACCTGGCATACCCGGGCAAATGCCGGGGCCcgctgctcctgggggggcctaCTGCGCTgctatgagcgcttccataaaaacagatggaagtgctcagtggcgtagctaccaGGGAAGCAACTGTTTAGGCCCGAACCGAAGAGGGACTTTTGTCAGGCCGTCTTAATTCATGAAAGGAAGGCTCTTCACACAGCGATGCTGTCACTGACCTCCCCAACCTTAATAGGCTTGTTTTTAGCACTGGCAATGTTTCTGCAGCACTGGTTTTGTGGCACTGATCTGAGACCACCATAAAAAGAGAGAAACTAGCATACTCTTGCTCGATGAAGATGGACTACAGGAGGACATATCCAGTGGCATGCTCATACAGCGGTAGGAAAAGGGGGATTCCAACAGGCTTTTTCTAGCAACATATAGATCTTGGCTAATTACTTTCAATGGGTGGCCCCATTGGTCAGTTTAGTGGGCCCAGACCCCTGAGAACCCCCTGTTTGTTAGTTTAGTGGTTCCACTCTCCCAGAGACCCCTCATGCTATAGAACGGGAGGCCGTCAGAGGCTGCGATGGCTACCTAGCAGTTGCATGCTGAAGGCTTTGGCATGTAGCTGCCAGGCAGCCATCCAAACTCCTGCCCACTCCTTCCTCTGTCAGCTTCCTTATCTCCATACAGTATGACCCCCAGTGAGGAGGGCACTggaggttattattctgaatgtggggccactgggggggggggggggtcattatactgtgtggggagccactgggggtcattatactgtgtgggagggcATTGgaggagtcattatactgtgtgaaagggccactagtggtcattatactgcaTGGAGGCCACTGGGGATCACTATACTTTCTGGTGGGCACGGGGGGTCATTGTatggtgtgggagccacagggggaaatgtaaatgtaaaaaaaaaatgccagaaggggacccactgagatttatcgcccaagggcccaaatGAACCCGGAGCCGGCCCTGCTCTGATACCCCAATTTCCTGTGAGCCGTCGTCTGTGTGTCTGGGGATGGATCTTGCTTGACAgaaggcagtggactgcaaattaggtgtaatgtagtaacatagtttgtaaggctgaaaaaagacatctgtctatccagttcagcctgttatcatgcaagttgatccagaggaaggcaaaaaaactctttgaggtagaaaccaattttcttcagtttaggggggggggggggggaaattcctTCCAAAACCCAATCAGGCAGTCAAAAtagctccctggatcaacaacctctccagaaatctaataactataacctgtgatattattacactccagaaatacatctaggcccctcttATACTAATTATTTTAGTGAGttcatcatcaccacctcctcagccaGAGAGTTTTATGGTCTCACTGCtcttcatttatatttatattcaataccctttctatactgttttgtcatataaacgaatttgcataaacaCGGGCATAtgggataagacatgcaaatagtggttcagctgaaaaacaaggcaggtTCAGCAAATTTGCatttctttcccatatgcccatgtttatgtaaatgagtttacatgacaaaacagtatagaaaggttattgaatataaatgttaggacagTTAGAAAACCGAAAacttttatgcagccctcctaagcactcaatttacattttttttgtcaccctaattataatgatctaggtgcagaggtcccccaagccatccaacaaagTGAAGCAACTTTGAGTCTCACTGGCTCCCAAGTATGTCTGAATATAGAGagcacatacccggcttttggcatatagcctttgtgtgattgtttgtTATAGGTAATGCAATTGCACGCGCAGTACATGCATATTACATTGGCAATTTTTGCAATCGCGGCTTCATGTCTAATATTCAGCTAAAATGCTGCTCGTCactatttattaagaccggtgtctaaaacgccagtcttaataaatgtgtccctatgTTTTCATCATGTGcatttatgccccttttgatgcaagccattatcttattggccttggcagcagctgcctgatactggtttctacagttgtTTACTgcccactaaaattcctaagtccttttctatgtcagtgttacccagtattTTACTATTTactatgtatgggtgacttgcattattccttcccatataCATAACCTTACATATGTCAGTATTAAACTTCATCTGCCactactgtcctcttctgtgtcaggctactttcacactcacgtttgttGCGGAtaagtcatggatctgcacagatggatccgttcagataatacaaccgtctgcatccattcagaactgatccgtttgtattatctttaacatagccaagacggatcagtcttggacACCCTTGAAAGTCAAAGGAGGAcgcatccgttttctattgtgccagattgcgtcatagaaaaaggatccgtccccattgatttacattgtaagtcagaacggatccgtttgactcagtagcgttttggtgtcagccttcaaagcggaatggagacagaacggaggcaaactgatgcatctgagcagatcctttttcattcagaatgcattagggcaaaactgatccattttggactgcttgtgagagcccatgatggatctcacaaacggaaagccaaaacgccagtgtgaaagtagcccaaatcACTTTacgcagtttagtgtcatcttcaaaaatatatatttcactgTGGAGCccctctacaagatcattaataaatatattgaaaagaatagggcccaatactggcccctgtggtaccccactagtgacagtgacccaatctgagtgtgtaccgttaataaccaccctctgttttctatcactgagccagttacttacccacatacagacgttttctcccagtctcagcattctcattttatatactaaccttttatgtggcacagtgtcaaatgctttggagaagtcaagatatatgacatcgaTTGACtcctgaagccatgctgatatggcgttatttgcttattttcattgaggtagtccaagatagcatctcttagttTCCAGACGTTAAACTtaatggcctatagtttccgggctctgtttttggaccctttttgaatattggcaccacatttgctaagcggCAATCCTGTGGAATGCTCCCTgccaatatagagtccttaaatataagaaataaggatctgtctatgacattacttaattctcttaggttacgggggtgtatgccatctggtcccagcattttgtctattttaatctttttaagacgctgctgcacttcttcctgggtcagactaGTGGAAGTACAAGTGAGACTCCTAGTTGCCATGACTTTTTTTGTAAGGAGGATGCAGACATATTTTTTAATTGAAatcatttagaaatttgctagttacaccattctctattaaatgaaattgtgtgaaagtgcaGTGACTAAGATATGTTTGTCCAATATTGTTCTCTACTCATGTATTTGTTTTTGTATCTAGGGATTCAATTCCTGCCAAGTAACCCACCATGAAAATCCACAGAGTAATTAAGAGTGCCTTTTTGGTGATGCCAATCACTGTGATTATCTTGTACTTGTATAATGCCAATAGAGGATATgcaataacattttttagacgtAAAAATGGTAGGCAATCAAGCAGCTCTCCATCagatacagtgatatggaccacacAGCCCACTTCACGTTTAGGAAACAAGATGGGAGAATATGCGGTGTTATACGCTCTGGCAAAACTTAACGGTCATCAAGCCTATGTTTTACCCGAGATGCAGAGTGAGCTTGGGAAGATTTTTAAGATATCATTGCCTGTTATTCCCCAGGAAGTTGCAAACTCAATCAAATGGACTCATTACAAGCTACATAATTGGATGTCCCCAGAATATTTAAACATCTCTGGACAATACGTGAAACTTTTTGGTACTCCCTATTCGTGGACTTTCTATCATCACATACGAGAAGAGATAGTACGAGAATTCACTTTCCATGATAGTTTAAAAAAGGAAGCAAATTTATACTTAGAACAAGCTAAGGGGCCTAAGGTTAATGTGACTTATATTGGGGTTCATGTTCGTAGAGGAGATTATGTAGATGTAATGCCAAAGAAAAGACAAGGAGTAGTAGCAGACAAAAATTACCTACAACAAGCCATGGACTATTTCAGactaaagtatgtgaaccctctcTTTGTGGTGACCAGTAATGGCATGAACTGGTGTAAGAAAAACATTAATAATTCACTAGGGGATGTCTACTTTGCTGGAGATGGTCAAGAACGCTCTCCTGCCCGTGATTTTGCCCTCTTAGCACATTGTAACCACACTATCATGACCATTGGGTCATTTGGCTACTGGGCTGCATACTTGGTTGGAGGCGAAACAATTTACTTAACAAACTTCACATTACCAGATTCTCCTTTTCTAAATATTTTCAAGTATACATCTGTTTTTCTTCCTGAATGGATTGGTATTCCTGCAGATCTTTCTCCACTGTTGGAAAACACTAACAAATCAAAGTAAAAAttgcattttaattatttatgtattttactgacatattctgcagcactttacagacatgaCCCCAGTGcttcaaggcaccagtgctagccACTGTGCTACCCTTTAATgaatgtcttaggctactttcacactagcgttcgtcggtccgctcgtgagctccgtttgaaggagctcacgagcggacccgaacgcctccgtccagccctgatgcagtctgaatggagcggatcctctcagactgcatcagtctggcggcgttcagcctccgctccgctcgcctccgcacggccaggcggacagctgaacgctgcttgcagcgttcagctgtccgcctggccgtgcggaggcgagcggatccgttcagacttacaatgtaagtcaatgggaacggatccgcttgaagatgacaccatatggctcaatcttcaagtggatccgtcccccattgactttacattgaaggtctgaacggatccgctcaggcatcttgcgcacttagaaatttttctaagttattaatgcagacggagccgtactgaacggagcatccgtctgcattaatatgatcggatccgttcagaacggatccgatcaagcgctagtgtgaaagtagccttagaagcaatGTACTATTTCTGGACTACTTGAGGATCATTAGTCTCATATACTATACTTAGTGTTTATGTATGTTATGCAAAGATATATAAGCAGTCTAGTGGAAGGGAAGATACAATTCTTGCAGATACTTGGCAAAGATGCTAGTTTAGGGTGAAAATGTGGTGTGCCATTTGTGGAATAAAAATTTTATGTACCACCACCTAATGTTCTTCACCCTTCTGGGGACTGCACAAGCAGTGCCAGCAACATTTATGTCAGCCTTTCCATAGGGCTGCGTGCATTTATGGTTTCTTAGTAGACAGACTACGGACACAGACAACACTGGCCTGAAGGTCCCACATCTTGACCCAAGTGACTGACAAGTTCAGCCTAGGCCTGTGCATATGGCTGCACAACCAAACCAACCAAAAGTCGTAGCAAATCTCCTCATTCTATTTGCTTTCATCTATTCAATATGTATTGGATTTAGAATTCACTATGTCTAAGAGATTTAAACACACTTTAAAAGAAATAGTCAGAGACATAACAAATTTATATCTAGTGACTCACAGGTGACGTCTCCACTGttgttcactttccttttcttctccatttggtcccgactagggatgagcgaacccgaactgtatagttcgggttcgtaccgaattttggggtgtccgtgacacggacccgaacattttcgtaaaagtccgggttcgggttcggtgttcatggCTTTCTTGGcgccttttgaaaggctgcaaagcagccaatcaacaagcgtcatactacttgccccaagaggccgtcacagccatgcctactattggtatggctgtgattggccagtgcaacatgtgacccagcctctatttaagctggagtcacgtagcgccgcccgtcactctgctctgatcagtatagggagaggttgcagctgcaacattagggcgagattaggcagtgattaactcctccaaaagacttcattcattgatcgatctgcagctgtggatcattgaactgctgatattcaattgctcactgtttttaggctacccagagcgtttttcattcacttttttctggggtgatcggcggccattttgtgtcttgtggttcgccagcacaagctgccaccaagtgcatttaaccctcaatagtgtggttgttttttggctaaatcctacatcagggtcaagctgtcacaccaagtgcatttaaccatcaatagtgtggttattttttggccatatactacatcaggggcaagctgagcctgtcaccaagtgcatttaaccctcaatagtgtggttggtcaagctgtcacaccaagtgcatttaaccatcaatagtgtggttattttttgcccatatcccagtctaattctgtcagtaaacgtatacctgtcacccagcgcctaaataataggcctcaaatttgtagtcagctaaatctgtggttattgctgtggctaggcaagttatttagtgtccgtcaaagcacagtttttgttctgggttgaaatacaattcccaatttagcaattctctaaattagtggtttctgctgtatca
The Bufo gargarizans isolate SCDJY-AF-19 chromosome 2, ASM1485885v1, whole genome shotgun sequence genome window above contains:
- the LOC122926697 gene encoding galactoside alpha-(1,2)-fucosyltransferase 2-like, whose translation is MKIHRVIKSAFLVMPITVIILYLYNANRGYAITFFRRKNGRQSSSSPSDTVIWTTQPTSRLGNKMGEYAVLYALAKLNGHQAYVLPEMQSELGKIFKISLPVIPQEVANSIKWTHYKLHNWMSPEYLNISGQYVKLFGTPYSWTFYHHIREEIVREFTFHDSLKKEANLYLEQAKGPKVNVTYIGVHVRRGDYVDVMPKKRQGVVADKNYLQQAMDYFRLKYVNPLFVVTSNGMNWCKKNINNSLGDVYFAGDGQERSPARDFALLAHCNHTIMTIGSFGYWAAYLVGGETIYLTNFTLPDSPFLNIFKYTSVFLPEWIGIPADLSPLLENTNKSK